The following coding sequences lie in one Primulina huaijiensis isolate GDHJ02 chromosome 2, ASM1229523v2, whole genome shotgun sequence genomic window:
- the LOC140961416 gene encoding probable flavin-containing monooxygenase 1, translating to MANQSKIAIIGGGISGIAAAKQLRKHNPVVFEATDCIGGVWKHCAFRTTKLQTPRCDYEFSDFPWAERDNSSFPSNIEILEYVHQYATHFDVMKFVEFNSKVVEIRFIGDRQKSDEYGSLLSGQPVWEVGVQTSGSETIQWHTFECVVICAGKYGDIPMIPKFPNNRGPEVYKGKVLHTLDYCKMNQEETTKLLKGKKVVIFGFKKSAIDLAYECALENQGPEGQTCTMVIRTLRWTVPHYSVWGLPFSMFYSTRAAQFLQERPNQGFFRSLICTALSPMRKMVSKIIESYLTWTLPLEKYGLKPDHPFEEDYASCQMPILPENFFCEAEKGKIDFKRASKWGFYEGGVELDDGSRLEADVVVLATGFDGKQKLNAMIPDPFRSLLEFPSGMMPLYKGTINPLIPNMAFVGYIESVSNLHTAEIRCKWLSRLVDDQFKLPSVEKMLGDTMEEIDIMKRTTRFYKRSCISTFSINHTDEICEEMGWKPWRKSNWIAEAFSPYNSLDYAEKED from the exons ATGGCAAATCAATCCAAGATCGCCATTATCGGAGGCGGCATCAGCGGAATCGCCGCAGCGAAGCAGCTCCGGAAACACAACCCTGTGGTGTTTGAAGCCACCGACTGCATCGGTGGCGTTTGGAAGCACTGCGCTTTCCGTACCACAAAGCTGCAGACACCTCGGTGTGACTACGAGTTCTCGGATTTTCCGTGGGCTGAAAGGGATAACTCCAGTTTCCCTTCCAATATAGAGATATTGGAGTATGTGCATCAATATGCAACGCATTTTGATGTGATGAAATTCGTGGAATTCAACTCGAAGGTGGTCGAGATTCGCTTCATCGGTGACCGTCAGAAGTCGGATGAATACGGGAGTTTGCTGTCTGGTCAGCCAGTTTGGGAAGTCGGAGTCCAAACAAGCGGGTCGGAGACGATTCAG TGGCATACGTTCGAGTGTGTGGTGATATGCGCTGGGAAATATGGCGATATCCCAATGATACCCAAATTTCCAAATAACAGAGGGCCTGAGGTATACAAAGGGAAAGTGCTGCACACGCTAGACTACTGCAAAATGAACCAAGAGGAAACAACAAAGTTGCTCAAAGGGAAGAAAGTTGTAATATTTGGATTCAAGAAATCTGCCATTGATTTGGCATATGAATGTGCTCTAGAAAATCAAG GACCAGAAGGTCAAACTTGTACCATGGTTATAAGGACTCTGCGGTGGACAGTTCCACACTACTCAGTATGGGGTTTACCGTTTTCCATGTTCTATTCCACAAGGGCTGCCCAGTTCCTCCAGGAAAGACCCAATCAAGGCTTCTTTAGGTCCCTTATTTGTACCGCACTCTCTCCTATG AGAAAAATGGTGTCAAAGATTATTGAATCATACTTGACATGGACTCTTCCGTTGGAGAAATATGGGTTGAAACCCGATCATCCTTTCGAGGAAGATTATGCGTCGTGCCAAATGCCTATCTTGCCGGAAAATTTCTTCTGTGAGGCAGAAAAAGGAAAGATTGACTTCAAAAGAGCTTCGAAGTGGGGTTTTTATGAAGGGGGAGTCGAGCTCGACGATGGCAGCAGACTGGAGGCGGACGTGGTGGTTCTTGCAACGGGTTTCGATGGAAAGCAGAAGCTCAACGCCATGATCCCTGATCCATTCCGAAGTTTGCTTGAGTTTCCTTCTGGCATGATGCCCTTATACAA GGGAACGATTAATCCGCTTATCCCTAACATGGCGTTTGTCGGTTACATCGAGAGCGTCTCCAATCTCCACACGGCCGAAATACGCTGCAAATGGCTATCAAGGCTCGTAGATGACCAATTCAAACTCCCGAGTGTCGAAAAAATGCTCGGGGACACGATGGAGGAGATCGATATCATGAAGAGGACAACAAGATTCTACAAAAGAAGCTGTATCTCTACTTTCAGCATCAACCATACAGATGAGATTTGTGAAGAAATGGGATGGAAACCATGGAGGAAAAGCAACTGGATTGCTGAGGCTTTTAGCCCTTACAACAGCCTAGACTATGCAGAAAAGGAAGACTAA